In Thermoplasmata archaeon, the following are encoded in one genomic region:
- a CDS encoding SRPBCC domain-containing protein, producing MAAPGAPPPSNPPPPPAKPPVPRAAVLGDAKITIDAPAFEVFAALTSQERLAAWWGQDAIIEADEGGRFETTLPLGRVEGTITAIDGPQTLVFTWPVPTEGLPVTTSVHIDLAPRGPQTAVHIAHRAPKEVPGDWSALWRSVLDSLKAYVESSRAAEPS from the coding sequence GTGGCTGCTCCCGGAGCCCCTCCGCCCAGCAACCCCCCGCCGCCGCCCGCCAAGCCCCCGGTGCCGCGCGCCGCCGTGCTGGGAGACGCCAAGATCACGATTGACGCGCCCGCCTTCGAGGTCTTCGCGGCCCTCACGAGCCAAGAACGCCTTGCCGCGTGGTGGGGTCAGGACGCGATCATCGAGGCGGACGAAGGCGGACGTTTCGAGACCACCTTGCCGTTGGGCCGCGTGGAAGGGACGATTACCGCGATCGACGGCCCGCAGACCCTCGTCTTCACCTGGCCGGTACCCACGGAGGGCCTGCCTGTGACGACAAGCGTGCACATCGACCTGGCCCCGCGAGGGCCGCAGACCGCGGTGCACATCGCCCACCGCGCCCCCAAGGAGGTCCCCGGGGACTGGAGCGCCCTATGGCGCTCCGTCTTGGACTCCCTCAAGGCCTACGTCGAGAGCTCGCGCGCCGCGGAGCCTTCCTAG